Proteins co-encoded in one Coprobacter tertius genomic window:
- a CDS encoding TlpA disulfide reductase family protein: MRRICLFGVALLLFFSSCEQKKTVTGEVKGLTNDTLLVMRVDLDKYGKDLQDRFSDTIVAVDGKFAFDPAATGAVKLFIIPKEAVVSREGGGYIPGAKVAEFVLLPGEKVKLEGTLNATWFDYKLSGAPLAEELSRISSPWRYEQHTADSIEMLLHEGRVPFDSVAAQRREVYDKIREGKLDYIRTHLDNLAAGYYLAGMPMDTTIKYYALLSEDVKNSALKPMLDYYNEQIERYHMAQEAKNQVTEGTVAPDFTLKTDKGEDFTLSSLKGKYAVLDFWGSWCGYCIKGIPDMKKYYDKYKGKVEFVSIACRDNDEKWREALGKYEMPWIQVRNNDTDAATDLSIVYGIEGYPTKYILDGNGVIVSKIIGERPEFYKKLDELLEK; the protein is encoded by the coding sequence ATGAGAAGAATTTGTTTGTTCGGCGTTGCGTTGTTGCTCTTTTTTTCTTCCTGTGAACAGAAAAAGACGGTAACGGGAGAGGTGAAAGGGCTTACTAACGATACGTTGCTGGTGATGAGGGTGGATCTCGATAAATACGGGAAAGATTTGCAGGACAGATTCAGTGATACGATCGTTGCCGTAGATGGGAAATTCGCGTTTGATCCGGCCGCTACGGGGGCTGTGAAATTGTTTATCATTCCGAAAGAGGCTGTCGTTTCCCGTGAAGGCGGCGGCTATATCCCCGGAGCGAAAGTCGCTGAGTTTGTGTTGCTGCCCGGTGAAAAAGTGAAGTTGGAGGGGACGTTGAATGCTACGTGGTTCGATTATAAACTGAGCGGGGCTCCGCTGGCCGAAGAGTTGAGCCGGATCTCTTCGCCCTGGCGGTACGAGCAGCATACGGCCGACTCGATAGAAATGCTGCTGCATGAAGGCCGGGTACCATTCGATTCGGTAGCGGCGCAGCGGCGCGAGGTATATGATAAAATACGGGAGGGGAAACTCGATTATATCCGTACTCACCTCGATAACCTTGCCGCTGGTTATTATCTTGCAGGTATGCCGATGGATACAACGATTAAATATTATGCTTTGTTAAGTGAAGACGTGAAAAATTCTGCGTTGAAACCGATGCTCGATTATTATAATGAACAAATCGAACGTTATCATATGGCGCAGGAAGCTAAAAATCAAGTGACGGAAGGGACAGTTGCTCCCGATTTTACATTAAAGACTGATAAAGGTGAGGACTTTACCCTTTCGTCGCTGAAAGGAAAATATGCCGTGCTCGACTTCTGGGGAAGCTGGTGCGGTTATTGTATCAAAGGAATTCCCGATATGAAGAAGTACTACGACAAATATAAAGGAAAGGTAGAGTTCGTCAGCATCGCTTGCCGTGATAACGACGAGAAATGGAGAGAAGCGCTCGGGAAATATGAGATGCCGTGGATACAGGTTCGCAATAACGATACCGATGCCGCTACCGATTTGAGTATCGTTTACGGTATCGAAGGGTATCCGACGAAATATATTCTCGACGGCAACGGGGTAATCGTATCGAAGATCATCGGAGAAAGGCCCGAATTTTACAAGAAACTGGATGAGTTGTTAGAGAAATAA
- a CDS encoding DUF4468 domain-containing protein yields MKNKNSHNGTVPYIKLLLLLLAFSPVLAAAQKQEKDMSRYMAGAVPVKNGMIVFSKTFEVPGATEKQIYDEVLKWAQNRFSTPENNEDVNIQRVIQFANPQEGKIVAQAMEYIVFSKKILYIDRTTVKYLAIITCKPGQCTMEITNISYIYDQPNVLNKYKAEDWITDKKAIRKDKLWAIPGKFRVGTIDFVDSLFNELQTVLGIKPDAEKEKNVNKKPVLLDLKGYKAISPRNIPAAISRKMGEDAMIISTGESNRAEYVTGNWGGLGEILNSVVTYCNISPTLGINARMKENGTYTLSFYDKKDVAEAIVSGTEGSINKTVLPSGNISPEGASVIIECRKLAVQPQNDTELFIGEIINIWIKE; encoded by the coding sequence ATGAAAAATAAGAATTCTCACAACGGCACGGTGCCGTATATCAAATTACTATTGCTTCTACTGGCATTTTCTCCGGTTTTAGCGGCGGCGCAAAAACAAGAAAAAGATATGAGCCGGTATATGGCCGGAGCGGTACCTGTAAAAAACGGGATGATTGTTTTCTCGAAAACTTTCGAAGTACCGGGTGCTACCGAAAAACAAATTTATGACGAAGTTCTCAAATGGGCTCAAAACAGGTTCAGTACACCCGAGAATAACGAAGATGTAAATATACAACGGGTTATACAGTTCGCCAATCCGCAAGAAGGCAAAATCGTCGCCCAAGCGATGGAGTATATCGTATTCAGCAAAAAAATACTATACATCGACCGCACTACGGTAAAATACCTCGCTATCATCACCTGCAAACCAGGGCAATGTACAATGGAAATAACCAACATCAGCTATATTTACGACCAGCCCAACGTGCTGAATAAATATAAAGCAGAAGACTGGATTACCGATAAAAAAGCGATCCGGAAAGATAAATTATGGGCTATCCCGGGCAAATTCCGGGTAGGAACCATCGATTTCGTAGATTCTCTTTTCAATGAATTACAAACCGTACTCGGTATAAAACCAGACGCAGAAAAAGAAAAGAATGTAAATAAAAAGCCGGTACTTCTCGATTTGAAAGGGTACAAAGCGATATCTCCCCGGAATATACCGGCTGCGATCTCCCGCAAAATGGGTGAAGACGCGATGATCATTTCTACAGGAGAAAGTAATCGGGCCGAATACGTTACCGGAAACTGGGGCGGTTTAGGGGAAATACTGAATTCCGTTGTTACTTATTGTAACATCTCTCCCACTCTCGGCATCAATGCCCGGATGAAAGAAAACGGAACCTATACCTTATCTTTCTATGATAAAAAAGACGTTGCCGAAGCGATTGTATCCGGTACCGAAGGCAGCATAAACAAGACGGTTTTGCCATCGGGCAACATCTCGCCCGAAGGAGCTTCGGTTATTATCGAATGCCGTAAACTCGCCGTGCAACCGCAAAACGACACCGAATTATTTATCGGGGAAATTATAAATATCTGGATAAAAGAATAA
- a CDS encoding glycoside hydrolase family 10 protein translates to MKRTIFFITLLIFCFNAYVFPQQAPKREFRGAWIQTVFQPQYQKMDRDRMQRYFIDMLDKLQKTGINAVIFQVRPMADAFYPSDLEPWSRFLTGQQGKAPSPFWDPMKFLIDECHARNMEFHAWLNPYRVASQATEPLAVTHIAHKHPEWLVQYGKQLVFDPGLPGPREFICDVVKDIVKRYDVDAIHMDDYFYPYPVNGMPFPDDASYAKYGKGTDRNTWRRNNVNILIEELNKSIKHIKPWVRFGISPFGIYRNAKSDPDGSDTNGLQNYDDLYADVLLWTRMGWIDYLLPQLYWEIGHKAACSEKLIYWWNRHANGRHLYIGQDVKRTLNAPDYSESGTQLERKMQLNRSFENISGICFWPASELIDNYGNIDTYLQDKYFTTPALIPAYTRISDKTPKEVRRLKARWTSQGYVLEWKRPRGRRNKIQYPVYYCIYRFRKDEPVNLSDPSHIQAITRDTGYKLPYLKGNDSWVYIVTSVDRIHNESKKGKKKVVRL, encoded by the coding sequence ATGAAACGGACAATCTTTTTTATCACCCTGCTTATTTTTTGCTTCAACGCATATGTATTCCCCCAACAGGCTCCCAAACGAGAATTCCGAGGCGCGTGGATACAAACGGTCTTCCAGCCTCAGTATCAGAAAATGGACCGTGACCGGATGCAACGTTATTTTATCGATATGCTCGACAAATTGCAGAAAACGGGAATCAACGCGGTCATTTTTCAGGTACGTCCCATGGCCGACGCTTTTTACCCTTCAGATCTCGAACCTTGGAGCCGTTTCCTTACCGGACAGCAAGGCAAGGCTCCTTCCCCCTTTTGGGATCCGATGAAATTTCTCATCGACGAATGCCACGCCCGTAATATGGAATTTCACGCGTGGCTGAATCCTTACCGGGTAGCCAGTCAGGCGACAGAGCCGCTGGCCGTAACCCACATCGCCCACAAGCACCCCGAATGGCTTGTTCAATATGGCAAACAACTGGTATTCGACCCCGGTTTACCCGGTCCCCGCGAGTTTATCTGCGATGTGGTTAAAGATATCGTAAAAAGGTACGATGTAGATGCCATACACATGGACGATTATTTTTATCCCTACCCCGTCAACGGTATGCCTTTCCCCGACGACGCCAGTTATGCGAAGTACGGGAAAGGAACAGATCGGAATACATGGAGAAGAAATAATGTAAACATCCTCATCGAAGAACTGAACAAAAGCATAAAACACATAAAGCCCTGGGTGCGGTTCGGCATCAGTCCTTTCGGTATTTACCGGAATGCCAAAAGCGATCCGGACGGCAGCGATACCAACGGCCTGCAAAATTACGACGATCTGTATGCCGACGTACTGTTATGGACCCGTATGGGATGGATCGATTACCTGCTTCCACAATTATATTGGGAGATAGGCCACAAGGCAGCCTGTTCGGAAAAACTGATATATTGGTGGAACCGGCATGCCAACGGTCGTCATTTATACATCGGGCAAGATGTAAAACGTACCCTAAACGCACCCGATTACAGCGAAAGCGGTACGCAGCTCGAACGGAAAATGCAACTGAACCGCAGTTTCGAAAACATTTCGGGAATCTGTTTCTGGCCGGCTTCCGAGCTTATCGATAATTATGGAAACATAGATACCTATCTTCAAGATAAATATTTTACGACACCGGCACTTATCCCGGCCTATACCCGTATCAGCGATAAAACGCCCAAAGAAGTACGCCGGTTAAAAGCCCGCTGGACATCGCAGGGATACGTTCTCGAGTGGAAACGGCCGAGAGGACGCCGCAACAAAATACAATATCCCGTATATTACTGCATATACCGTTTCAGAAAAGACGAGCCGGTAAACCTCTCCGATCCGTCTCATATACAGGCGATCACGCGCGATACCGGTTATAAATTACCCTATCTCAAAGGCAACGACTCCTGGGTATATATCGTAACCTCTGTCGATCGTATTCATAACGAAAGTAAAAAAGGGAAAAAGAAAGTAGTCAGGCTGTAA
- a CDS encoding valine--tRNA ligase, which produces MEEIASKYNPAEVEEKWYAYWLKNGYFKSKPDGREPYTVVIPPPNVTGVLHMGHMLNNTIQDILVRRARMTGKNACWVPGTDHASIATEAKVVNKLASEGIKKTDLTRDEFLKHAWEWTDTHGGIILKQLRKLGASCDWDRTAFTMDEKRSESVLKVFADLYNKGMIYRGVRMVNWDPKALTALSDEEVVYKEEHSKLYYLRYRIEGGEGKYIVVATTRPETILGDSAVCVNPNDERYGFLKGKKVIVPLVNRAVPIIMDDYVDIEFGTGCLKVTPAHDVNDYMLGEKYNLPTIDVFNDNGTISEAGGLYVGMDRFDVRKQIAEDLEKAGLMEKIEDYNNKVGYSERTNVVIEPKLSMQWFLKMSDLAKPALEAVVNDDIRFFPAKYKNTYKYWMENIKDWCISRQLWWGHRIPAYYLPGGGYVVAVNDEDAVKAAREKTGNKDLQLSDLRQDEDCLDTWFSSWLWPISLFDGINNPGNEEMRYYYPTSDLVTGPDIIFFWVARMIMAGYEYEKDKPFKNVYFTGIVRDKLGRKMSKSLGNSPDPLELIDKYGADGVRMGMMLSAPAGNDILFDDALCEQGRNFNNKIWNAFRLVKGWTVDSSLQQPESAATAVRWFDAMLSRTAEEVADLFGKYRLSEALMAVYKLFWDEFSSWYLEMVKPGYQQPIDKETYEETLRFFDALLRLLHPFMPFITEELWQHISPRKEGESIMVALVPEVKPVDGQLITDFEKTKEIISGVRTIRLQKNIPNKEPLILQVVGKHDSGNDAVIVKLANLSAIETVSEKEATAASFLVGTTEYAVPLGNNIDVETELKKLEDELKYLQGFLKSVKAKLANERFVNNAPAQVVENERKKQADAESKIKSLEEGIAILKK; this is translated from the coding sequence ATGGAAGAAATCGCTTCGAAGTATAACCCTGCCGAGGTAGAGGAAAAATGGTATGCCTATTGGCTGAAAAACGGATATTTTAAATCGAAACCCGATGGACGCGAACCTTATACGGTCGTGATACCGCCTCCGAATGTGACCGGAGTTCTGCACATGGGACATATGCTGAACAATACGATACAGGATATTTTGGTGCGTAGGGCCCGCATGACAGGAAAAAATGCGTGCTGGGTACCGGGTACCGACCATGCTTCTATCGCTACCGAGGCGAAAGTGGTGAATAAGCTGGCTTCGGAAGGGATTAAGAAAACAGACCTTACCCGAGACGAATTTTTGAAACATGCTTGGGAGTGGACCGATACCCATGGCGGAATTATTTTGAAACAGTTACGTAAACTGGGCGCTTCCTGCGATTGGGACCGTACCGCTTTTACCATGGACGAGAAACGTTCGGAAAGCGTTTTGAAAGTTTTTGCCGACCTCTATAATAAAGGTATGATTTACCGCGGAGTGCGTATGGTGAACTGGGATCCGAAAGCCTTGACGGCTCTCTCGGACGAAGAAGTCGTATATAAGGAGGAACACAGCAAACTGTATTATCTGCGTTACCGGATAGAAGGCGGGGAGGGGAAATATATCGTTGTGGCTACGACACGTCCCGAAACGATACTCGGGGATAGCGCCGTATGCGTGAATCCGAACGATGAGCGTTACGGTTTTCTGAAAGGTAAAAAAGTAATCGTTCCGCTGGTGAACCGTGCCGTGCCGATTATTATGGACGATTATGTAGATATCGAATTCGGTACGGGCTGTCTTAAAGTAACTCCCGCTCATGATGTAAACGATTATATGCTGGGTGAAAAATATAATCTGCCGACAATCGACGTATTTAACGATAACGGGACGATCAGCGAAGCGGGTGGATTATATGTGGGAATGGATCGCTTCGATGTGCGTAAGCAGATTGCGGAGGATCTCGAAAAGGCCGGACTGATGGAAAAGATCGAGGATTATAACAATAAAGTCGGTTACTCGGAACGAACCAATGTGGTGATCGAACCGAAACTTTCGATGCAGTGGTTCCTGAAAATGAGCGATCTTGCTAAGCCTGCTCTCGAAGCTGTGGTGAACGACGATATACGGTTCTTTCCCGCTAAATATAAGAATACCTATAAATACTGGATGGAAAATATCAAAGACTGGTGTATTTCACGCCAGCTTTGGTGGGGACACCGTATACCGGCTTATTATCTGCCCGGAGGCGGTTACGTCGTGGCGGTAAACGACGAGGATGCTGTGAAAGCCGCTCGGGAAAAGACCGGAAACAAGGATTTGCAGTTAAGCGATTTGCGCCAGGATGAAGATTGCCTCGATACCTGGTTTTCTTCCTGGTTATGGCCTATTTCTTTGTTTGACGGGATAAATAATCCCGGAAATGAAGAGATGCGTTATTATTATCCTACCAGCGACTTGGTAACGGGACCCGATATTATTTTCTTCTGGGTGGCCCGTATGATTATGGCCGGTTATGAATATGAAAAAGATAAGCCGTTTAAAAATGTATATTTTACCGGTATCGTGAGAGATAAACTGGGCCGGAAGATGTCGAAATCGCTGGGTAATTCTCCCGATCCGCTCGAGCTGATCGATAAGTACGGCGCCGATGGCGTGCGTATGGGGATGATGTTGTCGGCTCCTGCCGGTAACGATATTCTTTTTGATGATGCCTTGTGCGAGCAGGGACGTAATTTTAATAATAAAATATGGAACGCTTTCCGCTTGGTAAAAGGTTGGACGGTAGATTCTTCATTGCAGCAACCCGAGTCGGCCGCTACGGCTGTACGCTGGTTCGACGCGATGTTGAGCCGGACAGCGGAAGAGGTGGCCGATCTGTTTGGAAAATATCGTCTTTCTGAGGCTCTGATGGCTGTTTATAAACTTTTTTGGGACGAATTTTCATCTTGGTATCTCGAAATGGTGAAACCGGGGTATCAACAACCGATCGATAAAGAAACGTATGAAGAGACGCTCCGTTTCTTCGATGCCTTATTGAGGCTGTTGCATCCGTTTATGCCTTTTATAACCGAAGAGCTGTGGCAACATATCTCTCCGCGTAAAGAGGGGGAAAGTATCATGGTCGCTCTTGTTCCTGAGGTAAAACCGGTCGATGGGCAATTGATAACGGATTTTGAAAAAACGAAGGAAATTATTTCGGGAGTACGTACTATTCGTTTACAGAAAAATATTCCTAATAAAGAGCCGCTTATTTTACAGGTAGTCGGTAAACATGATAGCGGAAACGATGCTGTAATCGTAAAACTGGCCAATTTGTCGGCGATAGAAACGGTAAGTGAAAAAGAGGCTACTGCAGCTTCGTTTTTGGTAGGAACTACCGAATATGCTGTTCCACTCGGTAACAATATAGATGTAGAAACCGAGTTGAAAAAACTGGAAGACGAACTTAAATATTTACAGGGATTTTTGAAATCGGTAAAAGCCAAACTTGCTAACGAGCGTTTTGTAAATAATGCTCCGGCGCAGGTGGTTGAGAATGAAAGAAAGAAACAGGCGGATGCCGAGAGTAAAATTAAATCACTGGAAGAAGGTATCGCTATTTTGAAGAAATAA
- a CDS encoding DUF4923 family protein: MKKKIFSILVIIACFTANSYAQNQKEALKNLFGNAVENVVNKVTDKITNLSYESLEGTWMYANPACEFESENVLKEAGAEIIASQIESKLKTIYDKAGISSSSFGYTFANDSTFSTLYKSRKLNGSFTIDEKEKTINMNYQLAGLINIGKSDAKVIQSQNKIILLFDAGKLVKLINTISLASKNTTVKTVNSILNSYEGVLIGFELIKK; encoded by the coding sequence ATGAAAAAGAAAATTTTCAGTATTCTTGTCATAATAGCGTGCTTTACGGCCAACAGTTATGCTCAAAATCAAAAAGAGGCGTTAAAAAACTTGTTCGGAAATGCTGTAGAGAATGTAGTGAATAAAGTCACCGACAAAATAACAAACTTATCATACGAAAGTCTCGAAGGTACCTGGATGTATGCCAATCCCGCTTGTGAATTCGAAAGCGAAAACGTACTGAAAGAAGCCGGGGCGGAAATTATCGCTTCTCAAATAGAGAGCAAACTGAAGACAATCTACGATAAAGCAGGCATAAGCTCTTCTTCCTTCGGTTATACCTTTGCCAATGACAGTACATTCAGTACCCTCTATAAATCCCGCAAACTCAACGGTTCTTTTACCATCGATGAAAAAGAAAAAACAATAAATATGAACTATCAGTTGGCCGGGTTAATAAATATCGGGAAATCCGATGCCAAAGTAATTCAATCCCAGAACAAAATTATATTGTTATTCGATGCCGGTAAACTGGTAAAATTAATCAATACGATCTCATTAGCCAGTAAAAATACGACAGTTAAAACTGTAAACTCAATTTTAAACAGCTACGAAGGCGTTCTTATCGGATTCGAATTGATAAAGAAATAA
- a CDS encoding AAA family ATPase — protein sequence MKQNLVITIGRQFGSGGREVGKRLAELFGIDYFDKELINEAAKESGLSPEFFEKADEKAPRSLRNFFTVVWTPFGSSFGSDGSLNNETIFKYQSDVIINITNTKPCVIVGRCADYILRNCPSCVSVFIHAPLKNRIDRIISRSGEDMTPEEAAELAEKKNKMRQNYYNFFTDKEWGAAASYDLSIDSSILGCEGTALFVKDFIEKKFNGKI from the coding sequence ATGAAACAGAATCTTGTAATCACGATCGGACGACAATTCGGAAGCGGTGGTCGAGAAGTCGGAAAACGACTGGCAGAACTCTTCGGGATAGATTATTTCGACAAAGAATTGATTAATGAAGCTGCAAAAGAAAGCGGTTTGAGTCCCGAGTTTTTTGAAAAAGCCGATGAAAAAGCTCCCCGGTCGTTACGAAATTTTTTCACAGTGGTATGGACTCCTTTCGGGTCGTCATTCGGTAGCGACGGGTCACTCAATAACGAAACCATTTTTAAATATCAGTCAGACGTAATCATAAACATTACCAATACGAAACCTTGCGTTATCGTAGGCCGATGCGCCGATTATATTTTAAGAAACTGCCCGTCCTGTGTAAGTGTTTTCATACACGCTCCACTCAAAAACCGGATAGACCGTATTATTTCGAGATCGGGAGAGGACATGACTCCGGAAGAAGCGGCAGAACTGGCTGAAAAAAAGAATAAAATGAGACAAAACTATTACAATTTCTTTACCGATAAAGAATGGGGAGCCGCAGCTTCATACGATCTGTCGATCGACTCTTCGATCCTCGGATGCGAGGGAACCGCTCTGTTTGTAAAAGATTTTATCGAAAAGAAATTCAATGGTAAGATATAA
- a CDS encoding AraC family transcriptional regulator codes for MKMKDVSFPVINISVIKENMQVDSFNDELSVFEQTPDKYAIGHPLKNEVIMFVLCLKGTFEIELNQSRYVISQNDLFVLMPDTLWQFIYQSPDFKACFIVISRRFLDSFQVDIKKLLPLFFYIMENPQIHLNDEEVATLTEYYSMLKKKVKNPKNSSSEIVYYLAQALAFEINDCYAKRKEGLQIPNSRRVEIAREFTRLVIEEYDRHRDVSYYADRLYISPKHLSVVMKDVSGETAGEWITSYVILQAKVLLKTSNLTIQQISQKLNFANQSFFGKYFKRYTGMTPNEYRTE; via the coding sequence ATGAAGATGAAAGATGTTTCTTTTCCGGTGATAAATATTTCGGTGATTAAAGAAAATATGCAAGTAGATTCTTTCAATGATGAATTGTCGGTTTTTGAACAAACTCCTGATAAATATGCTATCGGTCATCCTTTAAAAAATGAGGTAATCATGTTTGTTCTTTGTCTTAAAGGAACATTCGAGATAGAACTGAATCAGTCTCGTTATGTAATTAGTCAAAACGACCTTTTTGTGTTGATGCCCGATACGCTTTGGCAATTCATATATCAATCTCCCGACTTTAAAGCTTGTTTTATTGTTATATCTCGTCGTTTTTTAGATAGTTTTCAGGTAGATATAAAGAAATTGCTGCCGTTGTTTTTCTATATCATGGAAAATCCGCAGATACATCTTAACGATGAAGAAGTGGCTACCCTGACCGAATATTATTCGATGTTGAAGAAAAAAGTAAAGAATCCTAAAAACAGCTCTTCGGAGATCGTGTATTATCTGGCGCAGGCTCTTGCCTTCGAGATAAACGACTGTTACGCCAAACGAAAAGAAGGTTTGCAGATACCTAACAGCCGCCGGGTGGAAATAGCGAGGGAATTTACCCGCCTTGTTATAGAAGAATACGACCGGCACAGAGATGTTTCTTATTATGCCGACCGGTTGTATATTTCTCCAAAACATTTGTCGGTCGTTATGAAAGACGTCAGCGGGGAAACTGCCGGGGAATGGATTACTTCTTATGTAATCTTACAGGCAAAGGTTTTACTTAAAACCTCTAACCTTACGATACAGCAGATATCGCAGAAGCTGAATTTTGCCAACCAGTCATTTTTCGGCAAATATTTTAAACGATATACCGGAATGACTCCTAACGAATACCGTACAGAGTAA
- a CDS encoding NAD(P)/FAD-dependent oxidoreductase, with protein MLTISKDKQRIVIIGGGFAGMNLISNLDSEIYNIILVDRNNYHAFPPLFYQVASAGLEPASVCFPFRQELRKRKNLQLWMGEFLRVDTDNKIVETSTGNISYDFLIIATGTTSNFFGNNQLEDKVYTLKSTTDAIAIRNQVLWALERASTCNDAEQRKHMLCFVVIGGGPTGVEVAGALGEMKKYILAREYPDIIKSEVRVVLVEGSDRLLRTMSNESSIKSLQYLRQLEVEVKLNLILSSYNGTELTFNNGNQLVCDTVIWTAGVTGEPAPGIPQESVNKAGRIITDEYNRIKDIDNVFAIGDVCYMETPAFPHGHPQLAQVAIQQARNLASNLNKRIDPKPFRYNDKGSMATIGRNRAVADIAKMHFYGRPAWMIWMGVHLISLMGMKNKIFTFINWMWYYFTYTTALRLLIRPPKRKNK; from the coding sequence ATGTTGACAATAAGCAAAGACAAGCAGCGAATCGTAATTATCGGCGGTGGGTTCGCCGGGATGAATCTCATTAGCAATCTCGATAGCGAAATTTATAATATAATTCTTGTAGATCGCAATAATTATCACGCTTTTCCGCCGTTATTTTATCAAGTAGCTTCTGCCGGACTCGAGCCGGCGTCGGTATGTTTCCCTTTCAGACAGGAATTACGTAAAAGGAAAAATCTACAGCTATGGATGGGCGAATTCCTGCGGGTAGATACCGACAACAAAATCGTCGAAACTTCAACAGGTAATATCAGTTACGATTTTCTCATTATAGCCACAGGCACTACATCGAACTTTTTCGGCAACAACCAGCTCGAAGATAAAGTGTACACGTTGAAGTCAACCACCGACGCCATCGCCATCCGCAATCAGGTCTTATGGGCTCTCGAGAGGGCATCCACGTGCAATGACGCCGAACAACGCAAACACATGCTTTGTTTTGTTGTTATCGGCGGAGGACCTACCGGTGTAGAAGTAGCCGGCGCACTGGGAGAAATGAAAAAATACATTTTAGCCCGGGAATATCCCGATATTATCAAAAGCGAAGTACGTGTTGTTCTTGTAGAAGGCAGCGACCGCCTGCTGCGCACAATGAGTAACGAATCTTCTATAAAATCTCTGCAATATCTCCGTCAACTCGAAGTAGAAGTCAAACTCAACCTCATACTCTCATCTTATAACGGAACCGAATTAACATTCAACAACGGGAACCAACTGGTTTGCGATACGGTAATCTGGACAGCCGGTGTAACCGGAGAACCCGCACCGGGGATTCCTCAAGAATCGGTAAACAAAGCCGGTCGCATCATTACCGACGAATACAATCGAATAAAAGATATCGATAACGTATTCGCAATCGGAGACGTTTGTTATATGGAGACACCGGCATTCCCGCACGGACACCCGCAACTGGCACAGGTAGCGATACAACAAGCTCGCAACCTCGCCTCTAACCTCAACAAAAGAATCGATCCGAAACCCTTCCGATACAATGACAAAGGAAGCATGGCAACTATAGGCCGAAACCGGGCTGTCGCCGACATCGCTAAAATGCATTTTTACGGTCGACCGGCTTGGATGATTTGGATGGGAGTGCATTTAATTTCCCTTATGGGAATGAAAAACAAGATTTTTACATTTATAAACTGGATGTGGTATTACTTCACCTATACAACAGCGTTACGTCTGCTCATACGTCCGCCAAAACGCAAAAACAAGTAA